Proteins from a single region of Streptomyces spectabilis:
- the ctaD gene encoding cytochrome c oxidase subunit I yields the protein MSILNEPQGAAAADDSYENELPVRRKQPGNVVIKWLTTTDHKTIGTLYLVTSFAFFCIGGVMALFMRAELARPGTQIMSNEQFNQAFTMHGTIMLLMFATPLFAGFANWIMPLQIGAPDVAFPRLNMFAYWLYLFGSLIAVGGFLTPNGAADFGWFAYSPLSDAVRSPGIGADMWIMGLAFSGFGTILGSVNFITTIICMRAPGMTMFRMPIFTWNVLLTGVLVLLAFPVLAAALFALEADRKFGAQIFDPANGGALLWQHLFWFFGHPEVYIIALPFFGIISEVIPVFSRKPMFGYMGLVGATIAIAGLSVTVWAHHMYVTGGVLLPFFSFMTFLIAVPTGVKFFNWIGTMWKGSLSFETPMLWAVGFLITFTFGGLTGVILASPPMDFHVSDSYFVVAHFHYVIFGTVVFAMFSGFHFWWPKFTGKMLDERLGKITFWTLFIGFHGTFLVQHWLGAEGMPRRYADYLDADGFTALNTISTIASFLLGLSILPFFYNVWKTAKYGKKVEVDDPWGYGRSLEWATSCPPPRHNFLTLPRIRSESPAFDLHHPEIAALDQLENAGHGEKALAGNKEAGK from the coding sequence GTGAGCATCCTCAACGAACCTCAGGGTGCCGCGGCAGCAGACGACTCGTACGAGAATGAGCTGCCGGTACGGCGCAAGCAGCCGGGCAATGTCGTCATCAAGTGGTTGACCACCACTGACCACAAGACGATCGGCACGCTCTATCTGGTCACGTCGTTCGCGTTCTTCTGCATCGGCGGCGTCATGGCGCTCTTCATGCGCGCCGAGCTCGCCCGTCCCGGCACGCAGATCATGTCGAACGAGCAGTTCAACCAGGCGTTCACGATGCACGGCACGATCATGCTGCTGATGTTCGCGACGCCGCTGTTCGCGGGCTTCGCGAACTGGATCATGCCGCTCCAGATCGGCGCACCCGACGTCGCCTTCCCGCGGCTGAACATGTTCGCCTACTGGCTGTACCTGTTCGGCTCGCTCATCGCGGTCGGCGGCTTCCTCACGCCGAACGGCGCGGCCGACTTCGGCTGGTTCGCCTACAGCCCGCTGTCGGACGCGGTCCGCTCCCCGGGCATCGGCGCCGACATGTGGATCATGGGTCTGGCCTTCTCCGGCTTCGGCACGATCCTCGGCTCGGTCAACTTCATCACCACGATCATCTGCATGCGCGCCCCCGGCATGACGATGTTCCGCATGCCGATCTTCACCTGGAACGTGCTCCTGACCGGTGTTCTGGTCCTGCTCGCCTTCCCGGTCCTGGCGGCCGCGCTGTTCGCCCTGGAGGCGGACCGCAAGTTCGGTGCCCAGATCTTTGATCCGGCCAATGGCGGAGCCTTGCTCTGGCAACACCTCTTCTGGTTCTTCGGCCATCCAGAGGTGTACATCATCGCCCTGCCATTCTTCGGAATCATTTCCGAGGTCATTCCGGTCTTCTCGCGCAAGCCGATGTTCGGCTACATGGGTCTGGTCGGCGCGACCATCGCGATCGCCGGTCTGTCCGTGACGGTGTGGGCGCACCACATGTACGTCACCGGTGGCGTACTGCTCCCGTTCTTCTCCTTCATGACGTTCCTCATCGCCGTGCCAACCGGCGTGAAGTTCTTCAACTGGATCGGAACGATGTGGAAGGGGTCCTTGAGTTTCGAGACCCCGATGCTGTGGGCCGTCGGCTTCCTGATCACCTTCACCTTCGGTGGTCTGACCGGCGTCATCCTGGCCTCGCCGCCGATGGACTTCCACGTCTCCGACTCGTACTTCGTGGTCGCGCACTTCCACTACGTCATCTTCGGCACCGTGGTGTTCGCGATGTTCTCCGGCTTCCACTTCTGGTGGCCGAAGTTCACCGGCAAGATGCTCGACGAGCGGCTCGGCAAGATCACCTTCTGGACGCTCTTCATCGGCTTCCACGGCACGTTCCTCGTCCAGCACTGGCTGGGTGCCGAGGGCATGCCGCGCCGCTATGCGGACTACCTGGACGCCGACGGCTTCACCGCCCTGAACACGATCTCGACGATCGCCTCGTTCCTGCTCGGCCTGTCGATCCTGCCGTTCTTCTACAACGTCTGGAAGACCGCCAAGTACGGCAAGAAGGTCGAGGTCGACGACCCGTGGGGCTACGGCCGCTCGCTCGAGTGGGCGACGTCCTGCCCGCCGCCGCGGCACAACTTCCTCACGCTGCCGCGCATCCGTAGCGAATCCCCGGCGTTCGACCTGCACCACCCGGAGATCGCCGCACTCGACCAGCTCGAGAACGCCGGTCACGGCGAGAAGGCGCTCGCTGGCAACAAGGAGGCCGGCAAGTGA
- the coxB gene encoding cytochrome c oxidase subunit II gives MSPNGSDRSPRRPMRRKLLQALTAGLVLVTATGCTYKDFPRLGMPTPVTEEAPRILSLWQGSWAAALATGVLVWGLILWSVIFHRRSRTKVEVPPQTRYNMPIEALYTVVPLIIVSVLFYFTARDESKLLALDDKPAHTINVVGYQWSWGFNYIEDVPGSDKGDAKTSKDLDAIPDRFRKDFPANAGGVYEVGTPGERNPQNGNPGPTLWLPKGEKVRFVLTSRDVIHSFWVVPFLMKQDVIPGHTNAFEVTPNKEGTFMGKCAELCGVDHSRMLFNVKVVSPERYKKHLEDLAKKNQTGYIPAGIEQTDREKNRETNQL, from the coding sequence GTGAGTCCCAACGGCTCCGACCGCTCGCCGCGGCGCCCGATGCGGCGGAAGCTGCTGCAGGCACTGACTGCGGGCCTGGTCCTGGTAACCGCCACCGGTTGCACATACAAGGACTTTCCCCGCCTGGGTATGCCGACCCCGGTCACGGAGGAGGCTCCGCGGATCCTCTCCCTCTGGCAGGGCTCGTGGGCGGCTGCGCTCGCCACGGGCGTGCTGGTCTGGGGCCTGATCCTGTGGAGCGTCATCTTCCACCGGCGCAGTCGCACCAAGGTGGAGGTACCTCCGCAGACCCGCTACAACATGCCCATCGAGGCGCTGTACACGGTCGTCCCCCTCATCATCGTCTCGGTGCTGTTCTACTTCACCGCCCGTGACGAGTCCAAGCTCCTCGCGCTCGACGACAAGCCGGCCCACACCATCAACGTGGTCGGCTACCAGTGGAGCTGGGGCTTCAACTACATCGAGGACGTTCCGGGCTCCGACAAGGGCGACGCCAAGACGTCCAAGGACCTCGACGCCATTCCGGACCGCTTCCGCAAGGACTTCCCGGCGAACGCCGGCGGTGTCTACGAGGTCGGTACGCCGGGCGAGCGGAACCCCCAGAACGGCAACCCCGGTCCGACCCTCTGGCTCCCCAAGGGCGAGAAGGTCCGCTTCGTCCTGACTTCGCGTGACGTCATCCACTCCTTCTGGGTGGTGCCGTTCCTCATGAAGCAGGACGTCATTCCGGGCCACACCAACGCGTTCGAGGTGACTCCCAACAAGGAGGGCACCTTCATGGGCAAGTGCGCCGAGCTGTGCGGCGTCGACCACTCCCGGATGCTCTTCAACGTCAAGGTCGTCTCCCCCGAGCGCTACAAGAAGCACCTCGAAGACCTCGCGAAGAAGAACCAGACCGGTTACATCCCGGCCGGCATCGAGCAGACGGACCGCGAGAAGAACCGGGAGACGAACCAACTGTGA
- a CDS encoding cysteine desulfurase/sulfurtransferase TusA family protein, whose translation MSYFDAASSAPLHPVARQGLQAALDEGWADPSRLYREGRRARLLLDAAREAAAEAVGCRPDELVFTTSGTRALYDGVAGALAGRRRAGRHLVVSAVEHSAVLHSAAAHERAGGTVTEVGVDRGGAVDVPAYAAALRDDTALACLQSANHEVGTRQPVAEVAAACRAAGVPLLVDAAQSLAWGPVAGDWSLLAASAHKWGGPAGVGFLVVRKGVRFAPQGPVDERESGRAAGFENIPAIVAAAAALRAVRAEAAAEEVRLRELTERIRARVPALVPDVQVVGDPVRRLPHLVTFSCLYVDGESLLHELDLAGFSVSSGSSCTSSTLTPSHVLKAMGVLSEGNVRVSLPLGTADADVERFLEVLPDAVARVRAKLGAPPSAAAADGALDELTVDALGERCPHPVIELAKALPRVRVGGTVTVLADDEVAAVDIPAWCWTQGQEYVGAEPRGLGTAYVVRRRA comes from the coding sequence GTGTCCTACTTCGACGCGGCCTCGTCCGCTCCCCTCCATCCCGTCGCCCGCCAGGGCCTGCAGGCCGCGCTGGACGAGGGGTGGGCGGATCCCTCCCGGTTGTACCGGGAAGGACGGCGCGCGCGGCTCCTGCTTGACGCGGCGCGGGAGGCGGCGGCCGAGGCCGTGGGGTGCCGCCCGGACGAGCTGGTGTTCACCACGTCCGGGACGCGGGCGCTGTACGACGGCGTCGCGGGTGCCCTCGCCGGGCGGCGCCGGGCGGGGCGGCATCTGGTGGTGTCCGCGGTGGAGCACTCCGCCGTACTCCATTCGGCCGCGGCACACGAGCGGGCGGGCGGCACGGTGACCGAGGTGGGCGTGGACCGGGGCGGGGCGGTGGACGTCCCGGCGTACGCGGCCGCGCTCCGGGACGACACCGCGCTCGCCTGTCTGCAGTCCGCCAACCACGAGGTCGGCACCCGTCAGCCGGTGGCCGAGGTCGCGGCGGCGTGCCGGGCCGCCGGGGTGCCGCTGCTCGTGGACGCGGCACAGTCACTGGCGTGGGGCCCGGTGGCGGGCGACTGGTCGCTCCTCGCGGCGAGCGCCCACAAATGGGGCGGCCCGGCCGGCGTCGGATTCCTCGTGGTCCGCAAAGGCGTGCGGTTCGCGCCCCAAGGACCGGTCGACGAGCGGGAGTCGGGCCGGGCGGCCGGGTTCGAGAACATCCCGGCGATCGTGGCGGCGGCCGCGGCGCTGCGGGCCGTACGGGCCGAGGCGGCGGCCGAGGAGGTCCGGCTGCGGGAGCTGACCGAGCGGATCCGGGCCCGGGTGCCCGCGCTCGTGCCGGACGTGCAGGTCGTCGGCGACCCCGTGCGGCGCCTTCCGCACCTGGTCACCTTCTCCTGTCTCTACGTCGACGGGGAGTCGCTCCTGCACGAGCTGGACCTGGCCGGGTTCTCCGTCTCCTCCGGCTCCTCCTGCACCAGCAGCACGCTGACCCCGAGCCATGTCCTCAAGGCGATGGGGGTGCTCAGCGAGGGCAACGTCCGGGTGTCGCTCCCCCTCGGCACGGCCGACGCGGACGTCGAGCGCTTCCTGGAGGTGCTGCCGGACGCTGTCGCCCGGGTCCGCGCGAAGCTGGGCGCGCCGCCGTCCGCCGCCGCGGCGGACGGGGCGCTCGACGAGCTCACGGTCGACGCCCTGGGCGAGCGGTGCCCGCACCCCGTCATCGAGCTGGCGAAGGCGCTGCCGCGGGTGCGGGTCGGGGGGACGGTGACCGTGCTTGCGGATGACGAGGTGGCCGCGGTGGACATTCCCGCGTGGTGCTGGACGCAGGGGCAGGAGTACGTGGGCGCCGAGCCGCGGGGGCTCGGCACGGCCTACGTGGTCCGCCGCCGCGCCTGA
- a CDS encoding carbohydrate kinase family protein, which translates to MRIAVTGSIATDHLMTFPGRFADQLVADQLHTVSLSFLVDALDVRRGGVGANICFGMGQLGTRPVLVGAAGPDFDEYRAWLDRHNVDTESVRISETLHTARFVCTTDADHNQIGSFYTGAMSEARLIELKTVADRVGGLDLVLIGADDPEAMLRHTEECRSRGIPFAADFSQQIARMNGDEIRTLMDGATYLFSNEYEKGLIESKTGWSDAEILGKVGHRVTTLGAKGVRIETAGQDPIEVGVPQEEAKVEPTGVGDAFRAGFLSGLIWGVSHERAAQVGCMLATLVIETTGTQEYELRRSQFMDRFAVAYGEAAATEVRAHLS; encoded by the coding sequence GTGCGTATCGCAGTCACCGGCTCCATCGCCACCGACCACCTGATGACCTTTCCCGGCCGCTTCGCCGACCAACTGGTCGCCGACCAACTGCACACGGTCTCCCTCTCGTTCCTCGTCGACGCCCTCGATGTCCGCCGCGGTGGCGTCGGTGCCAACATCTGCTTCGGCATGGGCCAGCTCGGCACCCGGCCCGTCCTGGTCGGTGCCGCGGGCCCCGACTTCGACGAGTACCGCGCCTGGCTCGACCGGCACAACGTGGACACCGAGTCGGTGCGCATCTCCGAGACGCTGCACACCGCCCGCTTCGTCTGCACCACGGACGCCGACCACAACCAGATCGGCTCCTTCTACACCGGCGCCATGAGCGAGGCCCGTCTCATCGAGCTCAAGACCGTCGCCGACCGCGTGGGCGGCCTCGACCTCGTCCTGATCGGCGCCGACGACCCCGAGGCGATGCTGCGCCACACCGAGGAGTGCCGCAGCCGGGGCATCCCCTTCGCCGCGGACTTCTCCCAGCAGATCGCCCGCATGAACGGCGACGAGATCCGCACCCTCATGGACGGCGCGACGTACCTCTTCTCCAACGAGTACGAGAAGGGGCTCATCGAGTCCAAGACCGGCTGGTCCGACGCGGAGATCCTGGGCAAGGTCGGCCACCGCGTGACCACCCTCGGTGCGAAGGGCGTCCGCATCGAGACCGCCGGGCAGGACCCGATCGAGGTCGGCGTGCCGCAGGAGGAGGCCAAGGTCGAGCCCACGGGCGTGGGCGACGCCTTCCGCGCCGGGTTCCTCTCCGGGCTCATCTGGGGCGTGTCGCACGAGCGGGCGGCGCAGGTGGGCTGCATGCTCGCGACGCTGGTCATCGAGACGACCGGCACGCAGGAGTACGAGCTGCGGCGCAGCCAGTTCATGGACCGCTTCGCCGTGGCCTACGGCGAAGCCGCCGCCACCGAGGTCCGAGCCCACCTGTCCTGA
- the erpA gene encoding iron-sulfur cluster insertion protein ErpA gives MSVSDETTTVTDGIILTDAAAAKVKALLDQEGREDLALRVAVQPGGCSGLRYQLFFDERSLDGDVVKEFGSVKVVTDRMSAPYLGGASIDFVDTIEKQGFTIDNPNATGSCACGDSFS, from the coding sequence ATGTCCGTATCGGACGAGACCACCACCGTCACCGACGGCATCATCCTGACCGACGCCGCCGCGGCCAAGGTCAAGGCCCTGCTCGACCAGGAAGGCCGTGAGGACCTGGCCCTGCGTGTCGCCGTTCAGCCCGGTGGCTGCTCGGGCCTGCGCTACCAGCTCTTCTTCGACGAGCGCTCGCTCGACGGCGATGTCGTCAAGGAGTTCGGCAGTGTGAAGGTCGTCACCGACCGCATGAGCGCTCCGTACCTGGGCGGCGCCTCCATCGACTTCGTCGACACGATCGAGAAGCAGGGCTTCACGATCGACAACCCGAACGCCACGGGTTCCTGCGCCTGCGGCGACTCCTTCAGCTAA
- the nadA gene encoding quinolinate synthase NadA has product MRDVTTAQSPAAPVDLGDLGVEPTPLALLLLGREADPRSERGVECPGDLPSPSDPDLVERARAAKERLGDKVFVLGHHYQRDEVIQFADVTGDSFKLAKDAAARPDAEYIVFCGVHFMAESADILTTDDQKVVLPDLAAGCSMADMATAEQVAECWDVLTEAGIAEQVVPVSYMNSSADIKAFTGKHGGTICTSSNAERALEWAFEQGEKVLFLPDQHLGRNTAVRDMGMSLDDCVVYNPHKPNGGLTAEQLRAAKMILWRGHCSVHGRFSLESVEDVRARIPGVNVLVHPECKHEVVAAADHVGSTEHIIKTLEAAPAGSKWAIGTELNLVRRLANRFAPEGKEIVFLDKTVCFCSTMNRIDLPHLVWALESLADGKLVNRIEVDRETEQFAKLALERMLALP; this is encoded by the coding sequence GTGCGTGACGTGACCACCGCCCAATCCCCCGCGGCCCCCGTGGACCTCGGTGACCTCGGCGTTGAGCCGACCCCGCTCGCCCTCCTGCTGCTCGGCCGCGAGGCCGACCCGAGGAGCGAGCGCGGCGTGGAGTGCCCGGGAGACCTGCCCTCTCCGTCGGACCCCGACCTGGTGGAGCGCGCCCGCGCCGCCAAGGAGAGGCTCGGCGACAAGGTGTTCGTGCTCGGCCACCACTACCAGCGCGACGAGGTCATCCAGTTCGCCGACGTCACCGGCGACTCGTTCAAGCTGGCCAAGGACGCGGCAGCCCGGCCGGACGCCGAGTACATCGTCTTCTGCGGCGTGCACTTCATGGCCGAGTCCGCGGACATCCTGACCACCGACGACCAGAAGGTCGTGCTCCCCGACCTGGCCGCGGGCTGCTCGATGGCCGACATGGCCACGGCCGAGCAGGTCGCCGAGTGCTGGGACGTGCTGACCGAGGCCGGGATCGCCGAGCAGGTGGTGCCCGTCTCGTACATGAACTCCTCCGCCGACATCAAGGCGTTCACGGGCAAGCACGGCGGCACCATCTGCACGTCGTCGAACGCCGAGCGGGCCCTGGAGTGGGCCTTCGAGCAGGGCGAGAAGGTCCTCTTCCTGCCGGACCAGCACCTGGGCCGCAACACCGCCGTCCGCGACATGGGCATGTCCCTGGACGACTGCGTGGTCTACAACCCGCACAAGCCGAACGGCGGCCTGACCGCCGAGCAGCTGCGCGCCGCGAAGATGATCCTGTGGCGCGGCCACTGCTCCGTGCACGGCCGCTTCTCGCTGGAGTCGGTCGAGGACGTCCGGGCCCGCATACCCGGCGTGAACGTCCTGGTCCACCCAGAGTGCAAGCACGAGGTCGTGGCGGCGGCGGACCACGTCGGCTCGACCGAGCACATCATCAAGACCCTGGAGGCGGCCCCCGCGGGCTCCAAGTGGGCCATCGGCACCGAGCTGAACCTGGTGCGCCGCCTGGCCAACCGCTTCGCGCCCGAGGGCAAGGAGATCGTCTTCCTCGACAAGACGGTGTGCTTCTGCTCCACCATGAACCGCATCGACCTGCCGCACCTGGTCTGGGCCCTGGAGTCCCTGGCCGACGGCAAGCTCGTCAACCGCATCGAGGTCGACCGCGAGACCGAGCAGTTCGCGAAGCTGGCCCTGGAGCGGATGCTGGCGCTGCCGTAG
- a CDS encoding response regulator — translation MTIRVLLADDQALLRSAFKVLVDSEPDMEVVGEASDGAQAVRLAKAEAADVVLMDIRMPGTDGLAATRMISEDPALSHVRVVMLTTFEVDEYVVQSLRAGASGFLGKGAEPDELLGAIRIAAAGEALLSPTATKGLIAKFLAQSDGSNSDAPGRGERLDALTGREREVLVQVAGGLSNDEIAERLEVSPLTVKTHVNRAMAKLGARDRAQLVVIAYESGLVRPRAD, via the coding sequence GTGACGATCCGGGTGCTGCTCGCCGACGACCAGGCGCTGCTGCGCAGCGCGTTCAAGGTCCTCGTCGACTCCGAACCCGACATGGAGGTCGTCGGCGAGGCCTCCGACGGCGCCCAGGCCGTGCGCCTCGCGAAGGCCGAGGCGGCGGACGTCGTCCTGATGGACATCCGCATGCCGGGCACGGACGGCCTCGCCGCCACCCGGATGATCAGCGAGGACCCGGCCCTTTCCCACGTACGTGTGGTCATGCTGACGACCTTCGAGGTCGACGAGTACGTGGTGCAGTCGCTGCGGGCGGGGGCGTCCGGGTTCCTCGGCAAGGGCGCCGAGCCCGACGAACTCCTCGGCGCCATCCGCATCGCGGCCGCGGGCGAGGCGCTCCTGTCGCCCACGGCGACGAAGGGGCTCATCGCCAAGTTCCTCGCGCAGAGCGACGGTTCGAACAGTGACGCGCCCGGCCGCGGCGAGCGCCTCGACGCGCTCACCGGGCGCGAGCGCGAGGTCCTCGTCCAGGTCGCGGGGGGCCTTTCGAACGACGAGATCGCCGAGCGCCTCGAGGTCAGCCCGCTGACGGTGAAGACCCATGTGAACCGGGCCATGGCGAAACTGGGCGCCCGCGACCGGGCCCAACTCGTCGTGATCGCCTACGAGTCGGGCCTCGTCCGGCCGCGGGCCGACTGA
- a CDS encoding sensor histidine kinase: protein MTNFERCRGWARTHPLAVDAALAAAALVFMVIGSFAEPYGEQGSTWNVHAPGAMSLTLMGAGAAMLVFRRRAPWTVLATTSAFSIVELVSTGPRAPVVMCAVVALYTVAARTNRPTTWRVGLVTMAGLTGVAMVAGPLPWYGQENLGIFAWTGMAAAAGDAVRSRRAFVDAIRERAERAERTREEEARRRVAEERLRIARDLHDVVAHHIALVNVQAGVAAHVMDKRPDQAKEALAHVREASRSALGELRATVGLLRQNGDPEAPTEPAPGLARLDDLVDTFRHAGLPVEVARGDSGQPPPAAVDLAAYRIIQEALTNVQKHAGERAKAEVSVVRVGPNLEITVLDDGAGDDAQPVDDPDRGGGHGLIGMRERVSALGGRCSVGPRYGGGFRVHAILPVTTVKQGGREHSPARGGTA, encoded by the coding sequence GTGACCAACTTTGAACGGTGCCGCGGCTGGGCCAGAACGCACCCGCTGGCCGTGGACGCGGCCCTCGCCGCCGCCGCCCTCGTCTTCATGGTCATCGGCTCCTTCGCCGAGCCTTACGGGGAGCAGGGCTCCACGTGGAACGTGCACGCCCCGGGTGCCATGAGCCTCACACTCATGGGCGCGGGCGCGGCCATGCTCGTCTTCCGGCGCCGCGCCCCGTGGACGGTGCTCGCCACCACCTCCGCGTTCTCCATCGTGGAGCTCGTGTCGACCGGCCCCCGCGCACCCGTCGTGATGTGCGCCGTCGTCGCCCTGTACACCGTGGCCGCCCGCACCAACCGCCCCACCACCTGGCGCGTCGGCCTGGTCACGATGGCGGGGCTCACCGGCGTCGCCATGGTCGCGGGGCCCCTGCCCTGGTACGGCCAGGAGAACCTCGGCATCTTCGCCTGGACCGGCATGGCCGCCGCCGCGGGCGACGCGGTGCGCAGCCGCCGTGCCTTCGTCGACGCCATAAGGGAGCGCGCCGAGCGGGCCGAACGCACCCGTGAGGAAGAGGCCAGGCGCCGGGTCGCCGAGGAGCGGCTGCGCATCGCCCGCGACCTGCACGACGTCGTCGCCCACCACATCGCCCTGGTCAACGTCCAGGCGGGGGTCGCGGCACACGTCATGGACAAGCGGCCCGACCAGGCCAAGGAGGCCCTCGCGCACGTCCGGGAGGCCAGCAGGTCCGCGCTCGGCGAGCTGCGCGCCACCGTCGGCCTGCTGCGGCAGAACGGCGACCCCGAGGCGCCCACGGAGCCCGCGCCGGGCCTCGCACGGCTCGACGACCTCGTGGACACGTTCCGGCACGCGGGCCTGCCCGTGGAGGTGGCCCGCGGCGACAGCGGCCAGCCGCCGCCCGCCGCCGTGGACCTGGCGGCGTACCGCATCATCCAGGAGGCGCTGACGAACGTGCAGAAGCACGCGGGCGAGCGGGCCAAGGCGGAGGTCAGCGTGGTGCGCGTGGGGCCGAACCTGGAGATCACGGTCCTCGACGACGGGGCGGGCGACGACGCGCAGCCCGTCGACGACCCCGACCGCGGCGGCGGGCACGGCCTCATCGGCATGCGCGAGCGCGTCAGCGCGCTCGGCGGGCGGTGCAGTGTCGGCCCCCGCTACGGAGGCGGCTTCCGCGTCCATGCGATCCTGCCGGTCACGACCGTGAAACAGGGCGGCCGGGAGCACAGCCCGGCCAGGGGAGGGACCGCGTGA
- the pspAA gene encoding PspA-associated protein PspAA: MIVRIMGEGQVKLADSHFTELNKLDDELLEEMEGGDEPGFRRTLHALLDKVRELGDPLPDDALEPSELILPAPDATLAEVRAMLSDDGLIPG; encoded by the coding sequence ATGATCGTAAGGATCATGGGGGAGGGGCAGGTGAAGCTGGCCGACAGCCACTTCACCGAGCTGAACAAGCTGGACGACGAACTGCTCGAGGAGATGGAGGGCGGCGACGAGCCCGGCTTCCGCCGCACGCTGCACGCCCTCCTGGACAAGGTCCGCGAGCTGGGGGACCCCCTCCCCGACGACGCCCTCGAACCTTCGGAGCTCATCCTCCCCGCCCCGGACGCCACCCTCGCGGAGGTCCGCGCCATGCTCTCGGACGACGGCCTCATCCCCGGCTGA
- a CDS encoding PspA/IM30 family protein: MSGVMKRMGMIFRAKANKALDRAEDPRETLDYSYQKQLELLQKVRRGVADVATSRKRLELQLNQLQKQSSTLEDQGRKALALGREDLAREALSRRAALQQQVSDLETQHQTLQGEEEKLTLAAQRLQAKVDAFRTRKETIKATYTAAEAQTRIGEAFSGISEEMGDVGMAIQRAEDKTAQLQARAGAIDELLASGALDDSSGLAKDDIQSELDRLSGGTDVELELQRMKAELAGGSSTSKPAIEGGQGQSQAQSKDVTRFDKQ, from the coding sequence ATGAGCGGTGTCATGAAGCGTATGGGGATGATCTTCCGCGCGAAGGCGAACAAGGCCCTTGACCGGGCCGAGGACCCGCGCGAAACCCTCGATTACTCGTACCAGAAGCAGCTGGAGCTGCTGCAGAAGGTCCGCCGCGGCGTCGCCGACGTGGCGACCTCCCGCAAGCGTCTCGAACTGCAGCTCAACCAGCTCCAGAAGCAGTCCTCCACCCTTGAGGACCAGGGCCGCAAGGCGCTCGCGCTCGGCCGCGAGGACCTGGCCCGCGAGGCGCTCTCGCGCCGCGCGGCGCTCCAGCAGCAGGTCAGCGACCTGGAGACGCAGCACCAGACCCTGCAGGGCGAGGAGGAGAAGCTCACCCTCGCGGCCCAGCGCCTGCAGGCCAAGGTCGACGCGTTCCGCACGCGCAAGGAGACCATCAAGGCCACGTACACCGCGGCCGAGGCCCAGACCCGCATCGGCGAGGCCTTCTCCGGCATCTCCGAGGAGATGGGCGACGTCGGCATGGCGATCCAGCGCGCCGAGGACAAGACGGCCCAGCTCCAGGCCCGCGCCGGCGCGATCGACGAGCTCCTCGCCTCGGGCGCCCTCGACGACTCCTCCGGCCTCGCCAAGGACGACATCCAGTCCGAGCTGGACCGGCTCTCCGGTGGTACAGATGTAGAGCTGGAGCTGCAGCGCATGAAGGCCGAGCTGGCCGGCGGCTCCAGCACGTCGAAGCCGGCCATCGAGGGCGGCCAGGGCCAGTCCCAGGCGCAGTCGAAGGACGTCACCCGCTTCGACAAGCAGTAG
- a CDS encoding DUF3043 domain-containing protein, producing the protein MFRSRSKDEKAPAAKAPVAESASSQSSPRDPEAPKGRPTPKRAAAQSQRRSVMNTPTSRKEAAKRSREERRANMEKQRQALASGDERYLPPRDKGPVRKYARDFVDSRFCVAEFFLPMAVLILVLSLVRVAQLQNIALLLWLVVIVLIVLDSVVTAFRLKKRLNERFPDEHKKGAVAYALMRSLQMRRLRLPKPQVKRGERP; encoded by the coding sequence GTGTTCCGTAGCCGATCCAAGGACGAGAAGGCCCCGGCCGCCAAGGCGCCGGTAGCCGAGAGCGCGTCTTCCCAGTCCTCGCCCCGTGACCCCGAGGCCCCCAAGGGCCGCCCCACCCCCAAGCGTGCCGCGGCCCAGTCGCAGCGCCGCAGCGTGATGAACACGCCGACGTCGCGCAAGGAGGCAGCCAAGCGGTCGCGCGAGGAGCGCCGCGCGAACATGGAGAAGCAGCGCCAGGCGCTGGCCAGCGGCGACGAGCGGTATCTGCCGCCGCGGGACAAGGGTCCGGTGCGCAAGTACGCCCGCGACTTCGTGGACTCGCGGTTCTGCGTCGCGGAGTTCTTCCTGCCGATGGCCGTGCTCATCCTCGTGCTGAGCCTGGTCCGCGTCGCGCAGCTGCAGAACATCGCGCTGCTGCTGTGGCTCGTCGTGATCGTCCTGATCGTGCTCGACTCCGTCGTCACGGCCTTCCGTCTGAAGAAGCGCCTCAACGAGCGCTTCCCCGACGAGCACAAGAAGGGCGCCGTCGCGTACGCCCTGATGCGTTCGCTCCAGATGCGTCGGCTGCGGCTGCCGAAGCCGCAGGTCAAGCGCGGGGAGCGACCCTGA